One region of Ornithinibacter aureus genomic DNA includes:
- a CDS encoding alpha/beta fold hydrolase — protein sequence MTSAQLGDVTIEFEIDGPDDGIPMLLVMGLGAQLVAWPTPIIDGLVENGFRVIRMDNRDIGLSTKTQGPAPTRADLLKAFAHRRYAQSDYLLADMAGDAVALLDHLDIEAAHVVGVSMGGMIAQQLTIDHPTRVLSLCSIMSNTGSRLHGTVAPKLLPTMAMTMTTPRPTDPDEAERRGVESFRLIAGPHYDADEMAVMVRRAIDRDINPLGTARQLLAIQASPDRTPGLRTITVPTVVIHGLLDQLVLPSGGIATARAIPGSRLVMFPDMAHDLPGPRRAEIVEEIVRNAARAKVCVSQD from the coding sequence TCGTGATGGGGCTGGGCGCCCAGCTCGTCGCGTGGCCGACCCCGATCATCGACGGCCTCGTCGAGAACGGCTTCCGGGTCATCCGGATGGACAACCGCGACATCGGCCTGTCAACGAAGACCCAAGGTCCGGCACCGACGCGGGCAGACCTGCTCAAGGCCTTCGCCCACCGCCGCTACGCCCAGTCCGACTACCTCCTGGCCGACATGGCCGGCGACGCGGTCGCGCTGCTCGACCACCTCGACATCGAGGCCGCCCACGTGGTCGGTGTGTCCATGGGCGGGATGATCGCCCAGCAGCTGACCATCGACCACCCGACGCGCGTGCTCAGCCTGTGCTCGATCATGTCGAACACGGGCTCGCGCCTGCACGGGACGGTGGCCCCCAAGCTGCTGCCGACCATGGCGATGACCATGACCACGCCGCGCCCGACCGACCCGGACGAGGCCGAGCGCCGCGGCGTCGAGAGCTTCCGCCTCATCGCCGGGCCGCACTACGACGCCGACGAGATGGCCGTCATGGTCCGCCGGGCCATCGACCGGGACATCAACCCGCTCGGCACCGCTCGCCAGCTGCTCGCGATCCAGGCCAGCCCCGACCGCACCCCCGGGCTGCGCACGATCACCGTGCCGACCGTGGTCATCCACGGCCTGCTCGACCAGCTCGTCCTGCCGAGCGGTGGTATCGCGACCGCCCGGGCCATCCCGGGCTCACGCCTGGTGATGTTCCCCGACATGGCCCACGACCTGCCGGGTCCGCGCCGCGCCGAGATCGTCGAGGAGATCGTCCGCAACGCCGCGCGGGCCAAGGTCTGCGTCAGCCAGGACTGA
- the rocD gene encoding ornithine--oxo-acid transaminase, translating into MTSDSTSHVGSAQTAAHIAQVERYAAHNYHPLPVVLSHGEGAWVTDVDGKRYLDCLAGYSALNFGHGHPRLLARAHDQLSRLTLTSRAFHNDQLGPFSQALAELTGKDMVLPMNTGAEAVETALKVSRRWGYRVKGVPEDQANIIVMEGNFHGRTTTIISFSDDKVARDEYGPYTPGFRTVTYGDVESLRQAVDEFTVAVLLEPIQGEGGVVIPPEGYLRAVRQICDEAGVLMLADEIQSGLARTGRTFACEHEDVVPDIYVMGKALGGGLYPVSAIATNREILEVITPGSHGSTFGGNPLAAAIGHEVVTMLSEGEFQARATELGSLLSELLTPLVRTGHGNGLSGIRVRGLWAGLDIEPGGPSGREVSERLMRRGVLAKDTHGSTIRIAPPLVITADEVGMLVDAVADALERP; encoded by the coding sequence ATGACGTCAGACAGCACCAGCCACGTGGGCAGCGCCCAGACCGCCGCACACATTGCCCAGGTGGAGCGTTACGCCGCGCACAACTACCACCCGTTGCCGGTGGTGCTCTCCCACGGGGAGGGTGCCTGGGTGACCGATGTCGACGGCAAGCGGTACCTCGACTGCCTCGCCGGGTACTCGGCACTGAACTTCGGCCACGGGCACCCGCGGCTGCTGGCGCGCGCCCACGACCAGCTCTCGCGGCTCACCCTCACGAGCCGGGCCTTCCACAACGACCAGCTCGGCCCGTTCTCCCAGGCCCTAGCCGAGCTGACCGGCAAGGACATGGTCCTGCCGATGAACACCGGCGCCGAGGCCGTCGAGACCGCCCTGAAGGTCAGCCGGCGCTGGGGGTACCGCGTCAAGGGGGTGCCCGAGGACCAGGCCAACATCATCGTCATGGAGGGCAACTTCCACGGCCGCACGACGACCATCATCAGCTTCTCCGACGACAAGGTCGCCCGCGACGAGTACGGGCCATACACCCCGGGCTTCCGCACGGTCACCTACGGCGACGTCGAGTCGCTGCGCCAGGCGGTCGACGAGTTCACCGTGGCGGTCCTCCTCGAGCCGATCCAGGGCGAGGGCGGCGTCGTCATCCCACCCGAGGGCTACCTGCGGGCCGTGCGCCAGATCTGCGACGAGGCCGGTGTGCTCATGCTCGCCGACGAGATCCAGTCGGGGCTCGCCCGCACCGGACGCACCTTCGCGTGTGAGCACGAGGACGTCGTTCCCGACATCTACGTGATGGGCAAGGCCCTCGGCGGTGGGCTCTACCCGGTCTCGGCCATCGCGACCAACCGCGAGATCCTCGAGGTCATCACCCCCGGGTCGCACGGCTCGACCTTCGGGGGCAACCCGCTCGCCGCCGCGATCGGCCACGAGGTCGTCACCATGCTCTCCGAGGGGGAGTTCCAGGCACGGGCCACCGAGCTCGGCAGCCTGCTCAGCGAGCTCCTCACCCCGCTCGTGCGCACGGGTCACGGAAACGGGCTGTCCGGCATCCGGGTCCGTGGGCTATGGGCCGGGCTGGACATCGAGCCCGGCGGTCCGAGTGGCCGCGAGGTCTCCGAGCGCCTCATGCGGCGCGGGGTGCTCGCCAAGGACACCCACGGGTCCACCATCCGCATCGCCCCGCCGCTGGTCATCACGGCTGACGAGGTCGGCATGCTCGTGGATGCCGTCGCGGACGCCCTCGAGCGTCCGTAG
- a CDS encoding patatin-like phospholipase family protein, with protein MSNIAPQVQQLSLETPSGGTGRAPGVSGATDTETAAPQGSVAVRATTDGGDEFASWQPPTTDNERAFVLAGGGATGIAWEAGVIMGLRDGGVDVREADTMIGTSAGSMVAAHLRVGTQESLAFARIREGAQIAEIGRLGPADASRYLRAQLSLDKKRGRALVGQAALAARTTTEEEWLKAIGLGLVGKEWPDKRLFITAVDAQTGTSVVFDNSSGVPLERAVAASCAVPGVFPAVEVGGRRYVDGGLRTVANADLAAGHRRVLALSPYPVASHLRDLPARQLRSLRPASRTHLVVPDARDLWAMGANPLDFSRGADTFETARAHGQRIADRVGEMWLA; from the coding sequence GTGAGTAACATCGCGCCACAGGTGCAGCAACTGTCCCTCGAGACCCCGAGTGGGGGCACGGGGCGCGCCCCGGGCGTGTCCGGGGCCACGGACACGGAGACGGCCGCGCCACAGGGGAGCGTCGCCGTGCGCGCCACCACCGACGGCGGCGACGAGTTCGCGAGCTGGCAGCCGCCGACCACCGACAACGAGCGGGCGTTCGTGCTCGCCGGTGGCGGAGCGACCGGCATCGCGTGGGAGGCCGGCGTCATCATGGGGCTGCGCGACGGCGGTGTCGACGTCCGCGAGGCCGACACGATGATCGGCACCTCAGCCGGGTCCATGGTCGCCGCCCACCTGCGGGTCGGCACCCAGGAGTCGCTCGCCTTCGCCCGGATCCGCGAGGGTGCCCAGATCGCCGAGATCGGTCGCCTCGGGCCGGCCGACGCCTCGAGGTACCTGCGCGCCCAGCTGTCGCTGGACAAGAAGCGTGGCCGCGCCCTGGTCGGGCAGGCGGCCCTCGCCGCCCGCACGACCACCGAGGAGGAGTGGCTGAAGGCCATCGGTCTCGGACTCGTCGGCAAGGAGTGGCCGGACAAGCGCCTCTTCATCACGGCTGTCGACGCGCAGACCGGAACCTCGGTCGTGTTCGACAACTCGAGCGGTGTCCCGCTCGAACGAGCCGTTGCCGCGAGTTGTGCCGTGCCCGGAGTGTTCCCGGCCGTCGAGGTCGGTGGCCGGCGCTACGTCGACGGCGGCCTGCGCACGGTCGCGAACGCCGACCTGGCCGCAGGGCACCGTCGCGTGCTCGCGCTGTCGCCCTACCCCGTGGCCTCGCACCTGCGCGACCTACCGGCCCGCCAGCTCCGCTCGCTGCGACCGGCATCGCGCACCCACCTCGTCGTCCCCGACGCCCGTGACCTGTGGGCGATGGGTGCCAACCCGCTCGACTTCAGCCGCGGCGCCGACACCTTCGAGACGGCTCGGGCCCACGGCCAGCGCATCGCCGACCGCGTCGGCGAGATGTGGCTCGCCTGA
- a CDS encoding SprT-like domain-containing protein, which translates to MEITRALATGRRLLREHGLDDWTIVADRAKTRAGVCRYSRREIGISGPLTALHDESEVLDTILHEIAHALVGPRHGHDAVWQAKAREIGSSGRQYVSPEAPRVPKDWVGRCPAGHEKSRHRGPTRLMSCGQCSTRFDPQHLFTWTFRGRRVPLPPSYAEQLAALAETVRPTATRRPPVHLGDVVHVLSGPWGGRSGEVEHVGTLRCQVRVGDDLVSLPLEQVRLEPATAARSV; encoded by the coding sequence ATGGAGATCACCAGGGCACTGGCCACGGGTCGCCGACTGCTGCGCGAACACGGACTCGACGACTGGACGATCGTCGCCGACCGCGCCAAGACCCGGGCCGGGGTGTGCCGCTACTCCCGGCGCGAGATCGGTATCAGCGGCCCCTTGACCGCGCTGCACGACGAGAGCGAGGTGCTCGACACGATCCTGCACGAGATCGCCCACGCCCTCGTCGGGCCCCGGCACGGTCATGATGCCGTGTGGCAGGCCAAGGCTCGCGAGATCGGTTCCAGCGGGCGGCAGTACGTCTCGCCCGAGGCCCCTCGCGTGCCCAAGGACTGGGTCGGTCGCTGCCCGGCGGGTCACGAGAAGTCTCGCCACCGAGGCCCGACCCGGTTGATGTCCTGCGGGCAGTGTTCGACGCGGTTCGACCCCCAGCACTTGTTCACCTGGACGTTCCGCGGCCGCCGGGTTCCTCTGCCCCCGTCGTACGCCGAGCAGCTGGCCGCGCTTGCTGAGACCGTGCGACCGACCGCTACGCGACGCCCGCCGGTCCACCTCGGTGACGTGGTGCACGTGCTGTCCGGGCCGTGGGGTGGGCGGTCCGGTGAGGTCGAGCACGTCGGCACGCTGCGCTGCCAGGTGCGGGTGGGCGACGACCTCGTGAGCCTTCCCCTCGAGCAGGTCCGCCTCGAGCCGGCGACGGCAGCCCGCTCGGTGTGA
- a CDS encoding SulP family inorganic anion transporter — MHVPTPTLPIGLRLLRNYSGRHLPQDVLAGLLVAALAVPQSLGYAVVAGVPVQVGLYTLPPALLAYALFGSSRLLFVGPVSTVSVLSGSIVGALSGGNQELAITLTAILALTAGAVLVAVGLLRLGWVAQFLSEPIVTGFVAGLVVLIVIGEIPALAGVSAPSGGIFQRIDETVRNLGDFHGITLAVGAGALAVLFVGSRLLPRAPWSLIVLVGGIAVSTTADLAARGVRVVGEVPTGLPLPSIPVVDVQLWSGIITGGIAIAAVGIAEGLAAVRTFAPTGAIDPESDNREFVGHGAANLASGIFGGMGVGGSLSKTAANARAGAFTQVSGVAAALIVLLFVAFAAGLLADLPRAVLSAIVIHAVWGLVSPSTFRRYAAVRRNDFVAAVVAFGGVLFLGPLNGLLLAIAQSLLGLVYRSMQVGIDEMGRVEGEKAAWGSVANDSSRRTYRGVTVLRPDGPLFWANATSVVGHIEMATRARQPLYAVVLDLEATNQMDTTTAERLDGLLTRLRAEGTDLYLVRVFGNVRDVLSKSGFLETLGPDHVWHSIAAGVKAARAARAAGVDPANPFPTEDEVEALDEPDELDEGAGERIASKGERS, encoded by the coding sequence GTGCACGTGCCCACGCCGACCCTGCCCATCGGCCTTCGCCTGCTGCGCAACTACTCCGGTCGACACCTGCCCCAGGACGTCCTGGCCGGGCTGCTCGTCGCCGCCCTCGCCGTCCCACAATCCCTGGGGTACGCCGTCGTCGCAGGAGTTCCGGTGCAGGTGGGGCTCTACACCCTGCCCCCGGCCCTGCTCGCCTACGCGCTGTTCGGCTCCTCGAGGCTGCTGTTCGTCGGGCCGGTGTCCACGGTCTCGGTGCTCTCGGGATCGATCGTCGGCGCCCTCTCCGGCGGCAACCAAGAGCTGGCCATCACCCTCACGGCCATCCTCGCGCTCACCGCCGGGGCCGTGCTCGTCGCCGTGGGGTTGCTCCGGCTGGGATGGGTGGCCCAGTTCCTCAGCGAGCCCATCGTCACCGGTTTCGTCGCCGGCCTCGTCGTGCTCATCGTCATCGGTGAGATCCCCGCCCTGGCGGGAGTGAGCGCCCCGAGCGGCGGCATCTTCCAGCGCATCGACGAGACGGTGCGCAACCTCGGCGACTTCCACGGCATCACCCTCGCCGTCGGCGCGGGTGCCCTCGCCGTGCTGTTCGTGGGGTCGCGACTGCTGCCCCGGGCGCCGTGGTCGCTCATCGTCCTCGTCGGCGGGATCGCCGTGTCGACCACCGCCGACCTCGCCGCCAGAGGCGTACGGGTCGTCGGTGAGGTGCCGACAGGCCTGCCCCTGCCGTCCATCCCGGTCGTCGACGTGCAGCTGTGGAGCGGCATCATCACCGGCGGCATCGCCATCGCCGCCGTCGGGATCGCCGAGGGGCTGGCTGCGGTGCGCACGTTCGCCCCGACCGGGGCCATCGACCCCGAGAGCGACAACCGCGAGTTCGTCGGGCACGGGGCCGCCAACCTGGCCTCCGGCATCTTCGGCGGCATGGGGGTCGGCGGGTCCCTGTCGAAGACGGCCGCCAACGCCCGCGCCGGCGCCTTCACCCAGGTCAGCGGCGTCGCCGCCGCCCTGATCGTCCTGCTCTTCGTCGCCTTCGCCGCCGGGCTGCTCGCCGACCTGCCACGAGCCGTGCTGTCAGCCATCGTCATCCACGCCGTGTGGGGCCTGGTGAGCCCGTCGACCTTCCGCCGCTACGCCGCGGTGCGCCGCAACGACTTCGTGGCGGCCGTCGTCGCCTTCGGCGGGGTGCTCTTCCTCGGCCCCCTCAACGGCCTGCTCCTCGCCATCGCCCAGTCGCTGCTCGGGCTGGTCTACCGCTCGATGCAGGTGGGCATCGACGAGATGGGCCGGGTCGAGGGCGAGAAGGCCGCCTGGGGATCTGTCGCCAACGACTCAAGCCGCCGCACGTACCGCGGGGTCACGGTGCTTCGTCCGGACGGGCCGCTCTTCTGGGCCAACGCGACCTCCGTCGTCGGTCACATCGAGATGGCCACCCGGGCCCGACAGCCGCTCTACGCCGTAGTGCTCGACCTCGAGGCCACCAATCAGATGGACACGACGACCGCCGAGCGGCTCGACGGGCTACTCACCCGGCTGCGCGCGGAGGGCACGGACCTCTACCTCGTGCGGGTCTTCGGCAACGTGCGTGACGTGCTCTCGAAGTCCGGCTTCCTGGAGACCCTCGGCCCCGACCACGTGTGGCACTCGATCGCCGCCGGGGTCAAGGCGGCCCGGGCCGCCCGCGCCGCCGGAGTCGACCCGGCCAACCCCTTCCCCACCGAGGACGAGGTCGAGGCCCTCGACGAGCCCGATGAGCTCGACGAGGGGGCCGGTGAGCGGATCGCCTCGAAGGGCGAGCGCTCCTGA